From Streptomyces yatensis, one genomic window encodes:
- a CDS encoding enolase C-terminal domain-like protein: MSQPTVTSFAVYPVAGRDSMELNLSGAHGPYFTRNVVVLEDSEGRTGLGEVPGGEKITQTLRDAESLVVGARVGDYKRVLGEIGRRFGDRDAGGRGTQTFDLRTTVHAVTAVESALLDLLGQHLEVPVAALLGDGQQRDAVRVLGYLFYVGDPDRTGLEYVREPGAEAEWYRIRHEEALTPEAIVRQAEATYDLYGFKDFKLKGGVLEGNEEVKAVRALKERFPDARITLDPNGAWSLREAIELCRPLLGTLAYAEDPCGAEDGYSGREILAEFRRVTGLPTATNMIATDWRQMTHALALQSVSIPLADPHFWTMQGSVRVAQLCHEMGLTWGCHSNNHFDISLAMVAHCGAAAPGEYNALDTHWIWQEGLERLTVEPPRITGGEIAIPDAPGLGIRLDRDRLLAAHALYQEKALGARDDAVGMRYLIPGWTFDNKRPCLVR; this comes from the coding sequence ATGAGCCAGCCGACCGTCACCTCGTTCGCCGTCTATCCGGTCGCCGGCCGGGACAGCATGGAGCTGAACCTCTCCGGCGCCCACGGCCCCTACTTCACCCGTAACGTGGTCGTCCTCGAGGACTCCGAGGGCCGCACCGGACTGGGGGAGGTCCCCGGCGGTGAGAAGATCACCCAGACGCTGCGCGACGCCGAATCCCTCGTCGTCGGGGCGCGGGTGGGCGACTACAAGCGGGTGCTGGGCGAGATCGGGCGGCGGTTCGGCGACCGCGACGCCGGCGGCCGGGGCACCCAGACCTTCGATCTGCGCACCACCGTGCACGCCGTCACCGCCGTCGAGTCGGCCCTGCTGGACCTGCTGGGCCAGCATCTGGAGGTGCCCGTGGCGGCGCTCCTGGGCGACGGTCAGCAGCGGGACGCGGTACGGGTCCTGGGCTATCTGTTCTACGTCGGCGACCCCGACCGGACCGGCCTGGAGTACGTCCGCGAACCCGGCGCCGAGGCGGAGTGGTACCGCATCCGTCACGAGGAGGCGCTGACTCCCGAGGCGATCGTCCGCCAGGCCGAGGCCACCTACGACCTCTACGGCTTCAAGGACTTCAAGCTCAAGGGCGGCGTCCTGGAGGGAAACGAGGAGGTCAAGGCCGTACGGGCGCTCAAGGAGCGGTTCCCCGATGCCCGGATCACCCTCGACCCCAACGGCGCCTGGTCGCTGCGCGAGGCGATCGAGCTGTGCCGCCCGCTGCTCGGCACGCTCGCCTACGCCGAGGACCCCTGCGGGGCCGAGGACGGCTACTCGGGCCGGGAGATCCTGGCGGAGTTCCGGCGCGTCACCGGACTGCCCACGGCCACCAACATGATCGCCACGGACTGGCGGCAGATGACCCACGCACTGGCGCTGCAGTCCGTCTCCATCCCGCTGGCCGACCCCCACTTCTGGACCATGCAGGGATCGGTACGGGTGGCCCAGCTCTGCCATGAGATGGGGCTGACCTGGGGATGCCACTCCAACAACCACTTCGACATCTCCCTGGCGATGGTGGCCCACTGCGGAGCCGCCGCCCCGGGCGAGTACAACGCCCTGGACACCCACTGGATCTGGCAGGAGGGACTGGAGCGGCTCACCGTCGAGCCGCCGCGGATCACCGGCGGTGAGATCGCCATCCCGGACGCCCCCGGGCTCGGGATCCGGCTCGACCGCGACCGGCTCCTCGCCGCCCACGCCCTCTACCAGGAGAAGGCGCTGGGGGCGCGGGACGACGCGGTCGGCATGCGCTATCTCATCCCGGGCTGGACCTTCGACAACAAGCGTCCCTGCCTGGTGCGTTGA
- a CDS encoding LysR substrate-binding domain-containing protein, with product MNLSLQQLRGFVAVAEEQHFGRAAARLNMTQPPLTRQIQALERALDVVLFERTGRGARITAAGQVFLDHCHRVLALLDAAPTATRRAADGRTGTLRLAFTAIGAYAVLADALDLVNRHLPDVTVELTELVSPDQFAALSELRIDLGLVRPPIPEGYASLLVHSEDLVLAVPADHPLAHAGDDTPVALTEVADDYIGYSPEGSRYLHDICAAMIGVDRYAVSQLTSQVPTMLALVRAGLGCALIPRSIMTMGVHGVRYRELAPADAHSVTLHACWSPDSPNPALQRLVDVLARERLGSGAVTHESGGGCEIGHTRPK from the coding sequence ATGAACCTCTCCCTGCAGCAGCTCCGTGGCTTCGTGGCGGTGGCGGAGGAGCAGCACTTCGGCCGGGCCGCCGCGCGCCTGAACATGACCCAGCCGCCGCTGACCCGTCAGATCCAGGCCCTGGAACGCGCCCTGGACGTCGTCCTGTTCGAGCGCACCGGGAGGGGCGCCCGGATCACCGCCGCGGGCCAGGTCTTCCTCGACCACTGCCACCGGGTCCTGGCCCTGCTGGACGCCGCGCCGACCGCCACCCGTCGCGCCGCCGACGGCCGCACCGGCACCCTGCGGCTCGCCTTCACCGCGATCGGCGCGTACGCCGTCCTGGCCGATGCCCTGGACCTGGTGAACCGCCACCTCCCCGACGTCACCGTCGAACTGACCGAACTGGTCAGCCCCGACCAGTTCGCCGCCCTCTCGGAGCTGCGCATCGACCTGGGTCTGGTGCGGCCGCCCATCCCGGAGGGGTACGCGTCGCTGCTGGTCCATTCCGAGGACCTGGTCCTCGCGGTCCCCGCCGACCACCCGCTGGCACATGCCGGCGACGACACCCCCGTCGCCCTGACGGAGGTGGCCGATGACTACATCGGGTACAGCCCCGAGGGTTCCCGCTATCTGCACGACATCTGCGCCGCCATGATCGGCGTGGACCGCTATGCCGTCAGCCAGTTGACCTCCCAGGTCCCCACCATGCTCGCCCTGGTCCGCGCGGGCCTGGGCTGCGCACTGATACCCCGCTCGATCATGACCATGGGGGTCCACGGCGTCCGCTACCGCGAACTGGCGCCCGCCGACGCCCACTCCGTCACCCTCCACGCCTGCTGGAGCCCCGACAGCCCCAACCCGGCGCTCCAGCGGCTGGTGGACGTCCTCGCCCGGGAGCGCCTGGGGAGCGGCGCCGTGACGCATGAGTCCGGAGGTGGCTGTGAGATAGGCCATACGCGGCCGAAGTAA
- a CDS encoding hydroxyacid dehydrogenase produces MSRLAVAMTPQRAADVISAEARQLIEERYEVTWADEPLTEEVVARLAAGSDVLLTSWGTPHLDRAIWSGGGGPRVVAHAAGTVKKLIDREVLDQGVTVFSAAGRIAWSVGEYCLAAMLTLARRLPLFDTAIRAGGWKQSGFRGGELTGHRVGILGASSTARALITLLRPFGCEVLVYDPYLDEERATALGVRTATLEEALGCPFVSVHVPDVAETRGLVSARLIERIPDHAVVVNSARGPAVDQGALLEQVLAGRLFAALDVFDPEPPQLAESVLSCPNLLLTPHIAGDTVDGHLALAGHVLADVADWLDKGVRGASFVDPASWPIAA; encoded by the coding sequence TTGTCCAGACTCGCCGTCGCCATGACCCCCCAGCGTGCCGCCGATGTGATCAGCGCCGAGGCCCGGCAGCTGATCGAGGAACGTTACGAAGTGACCTGGGCCGATGAGCCGCTGACCGAGGAGGTGGTGGCCCGGCTCGCCGCGGGCAGTGACGTACTGCTGACCAGCTGGGGCACGCCCCATCTGGACCGGGCGATCTGGTCCGGCGGCGGTGGCCCCCGGGTGGTGGCGCACGCCGCCGGGACGGTGAAGAAGCTCATCGATCGCGAGGTGCTCGACCAGGGCGTCACGGTCTTCTCGGCCGCCGGGCGGATCGCCTGGTCCGTGGGGGAGTACTGCCTGGCGGCGATGCTCACCCTGGCCCGGCGGCTGCCTCTGTTCGACACCGCCATCCGGGCCGGCGGCTGGAAGCAGAGCGGTTTCCGGGGCGGGGAACTCACCGGCCACCGGGTGGGCATCCTCGGCGCGAGCTCCACGGCCCGCGCCCTGATCACCCTGCTCCGGCCGTTCGGCTGCGAGGTGCTGGTCTACGACCCGTATCTGGACGAGGAGCGGGCCACCGCGCTGGGGGTACGGACCGCCACGCTCGAGGAGGCGCTCGGCTGCCCGTTCGTCTCCGTCCACGTCCCCGATGTCGCCGAGACCCGTGGCCTGGTGAGCGCCCGGCTCATCGAGCGGATCCCGGACCACGCCGTGGTCGTCAACTCCGCGCGGGGACCGGCCGTCGACCAGGGCGCGCTCCTCGAACAGGTGCTGGCGGGGCGGCTGTTCGCCGCGCTGGACGTCTTCGACCCCGAGCCGCCGCAGCTCGCCGAGTCCGTGCTGAGCTGCCCGAATCTGCTGCTCACCCCGCATATCGCCGGGGACACCGTGGACGGGCATCTGGCGCTGGCCGGCCATGTGCTGGCGGATGTCGCCGACTGGCTGGACAAGGGCGTCCGCGGTGCCAGTTTCGTCGACCCCGCCTCCTGGCCCATCGCCGCCTGA
- a CDS encoding roadblock/LC7 domain-containing protein, with the protein MRRGLRQRTERKWLLAAEPDVLEELRRLRARVTHVTGALAATSDGVVLAHDTAVEAEGVAALTAAALGVAQSLAGATGRGAFRELLVRGENGYVATYAAGSTAVLTVLAGDRTNVGRLHMEARRSGARLADLVGVALSRAEQPQP; encoded by the coding sequence ATGAGACGCGGCCTGCGGCAGCGCACGGAGCGGAAGTGGCTGCTGGCCGCCGAGCCCGACGTCCTGGAGGAGTTGCGCCGGCTGCGGGCCCGGGTGACCCATGTGACCGGCGCCCTCGCCGCCACCAGCGACGGCGTGGTGCTGGCGCATGACACGGCCGTCGAGGCCGAGGGGGTGGCGGCGCTGACCGCCGCGGCCCTCGGGGTGGCGCAGTCGCTGGCGGGCGCCACCGGGCGGGGCGCCTTCCGTGAGCTGCTGGTCCGCGGCGAGAACGGCTATGTGGCCACCTATGCCGCGGGTTCCACGGCCGTGCTGACCGTTCTGGCCGGTGACCGCACCAATGTCGGCCGCCTCCATATGGAGGCCCGCCGCTCGGGCGCCCGGCTCGCCGATCTGGTGGGCGTCGCCCTCAGCAGGGCCGAGCAGCCGCAGCCCTGA
- a CDS encoding DUF4142 domain-containing protein: MRSRYFVTGTSLLIGSVVVTLGVIMSPALTGVQQENQTNLAKTNSTQYGPLTGADKEFVVKVRLAGLWEYPVGELALKKGTTAAVKTAGEHLIVGHAQLDDASRDIAPKLGITLPNKPTPQQQGFLDTLTAATGKDFDSQMAQILRITHGQIFSSIAKIRATSKNTLVRQLATQANNTVLDHITQMENTGMVDYERLPAQITQTPTQGPDFTKPVMPKPGEPMVVLKKPASLEGKGEPPTPSPPAPVDDAPGSSASPDTPGAASSPSAPAVR, encoded by the coding sequence ATGCGATCCCGGTACTTCGTGACAGGTACCTCCCTCCTCATAGGTTCCGTGGTGGTCACCCTCGGCGTGATCATGTCGCCCGCCCTGACGGGTGTGCAGCAGGAGAACCAGACCAACCTGGCGAAGACGAACTCGACGCAGTACGGACCGCTCACCGGGGCCGACAAGGAGTTCGTGGTCAAGGTCCGGCTCGCCGGACTGTGGGAGTACCCCGTCGGTGAGCTGGCCCTCAAGAAGGGCACCACGGCGGCGGTGAAGACAGCCGGTGAGCATCTGATCGTGGGGCATGCGCAACTGGACGACGCCTCACGGGACATCGCACCCAAACTCGGCATCACCCTGCCCAACAAGCCCACGCCGCAGCAGCAGGGCTTCCTGGACACCCTCACGGCCGCCACGGGCAAGGACTTCGACAGCCAGATGGCCCAGATCCTGCGCATCACCCACGGCCAGATCTTCAGCTCCATCGCCAAGATCCGGGCGACCAGCAAGAACACCCTGGTGCGTCAGCTCGCCACGCAGGCCAACAACACGGTGCTGGACCACATCACGCAGATGGAGAACACCGGGATGGTCGACTACGAGCGGCTTCCCGCGCAGATCACCCAGACTCCGACCCAGGGCCCGGACTTCACCAAGCCGGTGATGCCCAAGCCCGGGGAGCCGATGGTGGTCCTGAAGAAGCCGGCCTCGCTCGAGGGCAAGGGCGAACCGCCCACACCGTCCCCGCCCGCCCCGGTCGACGACGCGCCGGGCTCCTCGGCCTCCCCGGATACTCCGGGCGCGGCCTCTTCCCCCTCCGCGCCCGCCGTTCGGTAA
- a CDS encoding transcriptional regulator — translation MSMPRRAGGRAGHAPSLAGLAAERASGALLCDAGTIYLRDGQVVHAESPVAPGIEVLLTTGGRLTADSWREAVGRTGPDGGVGRFLVDTGRLSGAELEICHLGALFDAAYFALGHGSGPRGFQRGAAHWLGPVRAVGAVAVERETRRRGRLLDSLWPYPQVDTEPVVLRRPDGRAPAVTSRQRAVLALADGVRTPARIARELGRPAFHTLIDIRRLAAAGHVATPRPARPGAPDRPDPPARPGAPDRPDPPARSGACAPPAPDRGPAAAAFTDPDIDLLRRLRDALEATL, via the coding sequence ATGAGCATGCCTCGCAGGGCCGGTGGGCGAGCCGGCCACGCGCCCAGCCTCGCCGGGCTCGCCGCCGAGCGGGCCAGTGGCGCCCTGCTGTGCGACGCGGGCACCATCTATCTGAGGGACGGCCAGGTGGTGCACGCCGAAAGCCCCGTGGCCCCCGGGATCGAGGTGCTGCTCACCACCGGTGGGCGGCTGACCGCCGACAGCTGGCGGGAGGCGGTGGGCCGGACGGGCCCGGACGGCGGGGTCGGACGGTTCCTTGTCGACACCGGCCGGCTGTCGGGCGCGGAGCTGGAGATCTGCCATCTGGGCGCGCTGTTCGACGCCGCGTACTTCGCCCTCGGGCACGGCAGCGGCCCCCGCGGCTTCCAGCGGGGCGCGGCCCACTGGCTGGGACCGGTGCGCGCGGTGGGCGCGGTCGCCGTCGAGCGCGAGACCCGGCGCCGCGGCAGACTGCTGGACTCTCTGTGGCCGTATCCGCAGGTGGACACCGAGCCGGTGGTGCTCCGCCGCCCCGATGGCCGCGCCCCGGCCGTGACCTCCCGCCAGCGCGCGGTGCTGGCGCTCGCCGACGGAGTGCGCACCCCCGCCCGCATCGCGCGCGAGCTCGGCCGTCCCGCCTTCCACACGCTGATCGACATACGGCGGCTGGCGGCGGCGGGCCATGTCGCCACACCACGGCCCGCCCGTCCGGGAGCCCCGGACCGGCCCGATCCGCCCGCCCGTCCGGGAGCTCCGGACCGGCCCGATCCGCCCGCCCGGTCCGGCGCCTGCGCGCCGCCCGCCCCGGACCGCGGTCCCGCCGCGGCCGCCTTCACCGACCCCGATATCGACCTGCTGCGCCGGCTCCGCGACGCCTTGGAGGCAACGCTGTGA